Genomic DNA from Hordeum vulgare subsp. vulgare chromosome 2H, MorexV3_pseudomolecules_assembly, whole genome shotgun sequence:
AGTCCTAGGCCTCACCACCTGGCTGCGTGGGGGGCATGGCGGGCCCCTTGAAGGTCCCAACACTTTCTGGAATCTTCTAGTCATGAAAAAATTATATTAAATCCTTAGTTTTTTTACCCCCGtagatatggattttctacaaaaacaaaaacatgtagaaaacaacaactcgctctCGGCATAGAGTAAATATTTAgtgaaaaaataatataaattgttaTAAAAATATAAAATGATATTATAATAGAATAAAACAATAGAAAAATATAGATGCGTTTGATACGTATAAGGTTTGTGCTATGCACATGGTTAAGTTTGTCGTTATAACGGAAGATATCGAACATCAGATTGTTGGCTAACGTGACGCTCGAGGGAGGCGGCTACTCAGCTCTATAATCGGTTACATGCAGAAACTACGAGAAATATTAGGACATGGCAAGTGTCGAGAAAACTGTGCAGAAAAAAGTCTAACTAAACTAATATTATAAATAAGTCCCTTAGGATCCTTGCAACCAACCAAATCTAAAAACTCCATCGACTGCTAGCGCCGCCGCGATGCAcaaaggaggaggagatgaaacacTAGCAAACCAAAATCGATTCAGGTTGGCCTCATAGCCTTGAAGTTGTGAACCAGCACCAACATATTCCACTTGCGGGCGccaccatgaatgaaaatagtCGCGAGACACAGCAAACATAAAGCCAATCGCTGTGAACGGACAACGAGAAAACCATGCCATCGACTCAGCGACGTCGCCGAAGAGAACGTCGTCATGGTTAGGATAGACCAAAGCCACCTTACTCGACGCATCATCAACCTCACCAAACCGACGCTACTAGATGAACACAAGACCCTAAATATGTGGACCAACTAGAAGAGAAATGGGAGTCACCCCCCTCCACCAGTCGCTAGAGTAGCGGGCGGAGAGGGTGGAGATCATTGCCTCGTCGATTTCCAAAGGAGGGTATGGAATGCCGCTTCTGTCGCCAAGGGAAGAGAGTGAAGCAGTTTGTGCCTGACCTGGAACTTTTTCCTTGTAGGAACCATGGCATCCTGAAAAACATAAGTAAAATTCGCAAGTTTACGAGTCAGGTACGTGGCCTCCTCCTCCCATGAGCGACTCTAGTAAGTAGGGCTACCACGCCTCCCGTCAGTGCTGCTGCACATCAACCTCACCTCTTGTGATTTTGAGCCATGGAGGCACGGTGGATTCCAGCCCTTGCCAATGAAAGGACTATGCTACATTTTTAGGTGCTTTTTAGTGCGTTCAGGGTTTGTATCCTACTCACGATGGTGGGGCAATGGTGGCTCTGGCTAAAGATGGAATAAGGTTCTTCGCGTGAAGCCCACCTCGATGGCACATCTAGCATCGTCGGAGGGAGTATGAAGGTGTGTCTCTGACGGATCTTGCTAGATTCGGTCGGTGTTTGTCTTCATTGGATCCGGTATTCGTTTGTCTAGATTCGTGTGTCTACAGATTGGATCATTCTGATCTATGTTCCTCTTCATTGACAATGGTTGTTGTTCTCGTGTGCTGGTTCTTTGAGGGCCTTAGCACGACGACTTTTCGACTGTCTACTACAATATTTGCCCGGTACCGGTGAGGAAGGCGATGATGGCGATACATCCTCGGCTTGCTTCAGTGTTTGTAGTTTTTGATAGGTGGTCTACGAATTTGGATGTAATTTTTTTAGTTTGCACTCCCATGATATTTGATCAATAGACTGAAAGTTTTTCTTAAAAAAAACATTCGTAAGTGCAAATCATTAACTGATTTCACCCAATTTCAATAGACGAAAGGACAGAGCATAAATAGAAAACAGTTCATCAGCCGAGCCAATGCACCGCCAATAATTTGTTTAGAGCAGAGGCTTCTTTCTCCACTGTCTTGTGGTGTATCATAACGCGGCTCCTGCCTAAACAATTGCAACAAACACAAAGTTTAGCAAAGCGGAGTGGTTAGTCGGCCCAATCAACCACAAAATACAATTAATGCTTACATCATTATACTTGTGGTGATCATTTAGCACCGCCCATGATATTGTAGTGCGCATTTTAGGCAGGGCATATGGGGCCATCAGTGCCATCTCACGTGTATAAAAGGAGCGCCTAGTTAGACGGATGGCCATCCATCAGTACCGTCTGTGATCAGATCAGACTTCGAACTCTTTAGCCTGAAGAAGTCACAGAGAAAACAGTCGAGTGCAACTGCAAGATGGTGAAGCTTGCGTTTGGAAGCTTCGGCGACTCGTTCAGCGCCACGTCCATCAGGTCCTATGTCGCGGAGTTCATCGCCACCCTCCTCTTCGTGTTCGCCGGCGTCGGGTCCGCCATTTCCTACGGTGAGCCTCCCCTGCCTGCTAGCTGGTGATCTGTTCTGCTCTTCTGGCTTGCTCCATCGCTAACCAAAGAGGTTCTTCTTGTGCAGGGCAACTGACGCAGGGTGGCGCACTGGACCCGGCTGGCCTTGTGGCGATCGCCATCGCCCATGCCTTCGCCCTCTTCGTCGGCGTGGCGATGGCTGCCAACATCTCCGGCGGCCACCTGAACCCCGCCGTCACGTTCGGCCTCGCCGTCGGCGGCCACGTCACCATCCTCACCGGGCTCTTCTACTGGGTCGCCCAGCTGCTCGGCGCCTCCGTGGCATGCCTCCTCCTGCAGTTTGTCACCCACGCCCAGGTTGGCATCCAACTCAGTAACCTTCTAGTACGAACCACGTGTGCGACAAACCTTTGGCACGTCACTGGTACCAAGCAGAACACACCGTGAAAACGACTAACTGGCTTTTGCTATGTACGTGCAGGCTATGCCGACGCACGCCGTGTCCGGCATCAGCGAGGTCGAGGGCGTGGTGATGGAGATCGTGATCACCTTCGCGCTGGTGTACACGGTGTACGCGACGGCGGCCGACCCCAAGAAGGGCTCCCTCGGCACCATCGCGCCCATGGCGATCGGCTTCATCGTCGGCGCCAACATCCTCGCCGCCGGGCCCTTCAGCGGCGGCTCCATGAACCCGGCGCGCTCCTTCGGGCCGGCCGTGGCGGCCGGCAACTTCTCCGGCCACTGGGTGTACTGGGTCGGGCCACTCATTGGTGGCGGCCTCGCCGGGCTCGTCTACGGCGACGTGTTCATCGCCTCCTACCAGCCGGTCGGCCACCAGCAGGAATACCCATGAAGCGCACGGATCCGAACCTAGCTTCTTTGGCTCGTTGCTGTTTCCCCTTGTGTGATGAATTTCCCTTCTCGATTCTAATCCACCTCAAAAATGTAAAAGTGTAAGAGAACCACTCGATCTTACATGAACGGTTCGGCGTTTTTCGAAATCTCTGTGACAAATTTGTGGAGGCCCTCCCGTCACGCCTCTGACGGTTGGTTGCCACTGGAGCGGGCGCGAGCGCGCGCGGCGGCAACCGCCGGAAACTTCCCGGGCGCGGGGGCGCCGGTTCGCTGCACGGTCGTGTCCCTCTCGCTCTTTTATAAACTCTGAAACTTGCTCCTCTGCGATCCATCCGTGCAAACTTCACTGCGTCGAGAGTCTCGAGACGCTGGAACTTGTGGCAATGGCGTCCAACCTCCGCGTGCACCTGAAGCACTGCTTCTCGCCGCCGTCCCTCCGGTCCTACTTCGCCGAGTTCATCTCCACCTTCCTCTTCGTGTTCACCGCCGTCGGCTCCGCCATCTCCGCCAGTACGTACGTCGGCCGACTTCGCCGCGGCCGTGTGAGTTGATGATCTCGTTCGTGCGTGCTCACGGTTCACTAACCGCGCGTTTCTTTGGGGAATGTGTGCCTGCCAGGGATGCTCACGCCCGACGTCACGTCCAACGCCTCGTCCCTGGTGGCGACCGCCGTCGCGCAGTCGTTCGGGCTCTTCGCCGCGGTGTTCATCGCCGCCGACGTCTCCGGCGGCCACGTCAACCCGGCCGTCACGTTCGCCTTCGCCATCGGCGGCCACATCGGCGTCCCGACCGCCATCTTCTACTGGACGTGCCAACTGCTCGGCTCCACGCTCGCCTGCCTCGTCCTCCACTTCCTCTCCGCCGGCCAGGTACCGTCCATCGATCACTTCCACAAGCATGCATGCAACTCCTAGTTATACACCTCAGAgcatgcgtgtgtgtgtgtggggctgCAGGCCGTGCCGACGACGAGGATCGCTGTGGAGATGACCGGGTTCGGCGCGTCGATAGTGGAGGGGGTGATGACGTTCATGGTGGTGTACACGGTGCACGTCGCCGGCGACCCTCGCGGGCAAGGCAGGAAGGGGCTGGCGACGTCGGCGCTGGGCGCGCTGGTGGTCGGGCTCGTGACGGGCGCCTGCGTGCTGGCGGCGGGCTCTCTCACGGGGGCGTCCATGAACCCCGCGCGGTCGTTCGGGCCGGCGGTTGTCAGCGGCGACTTCAAGAACCAGGCCGTGTACTGGGCCGGCCCGATGATCGGCGCGGCCGTGGCGGCGCTGGTGCATCAGAACCTGGTGTTCCCGTCCGCGCCGGAGCCGCTGCCGCACGAGTCGCGCCACGGGAGCGTGGAAACGGTGGTGGTGTGATTCATCACATCCGTATTTTGTTTGCTTATTATAACTTGTTTGTTCCAGACTAATGTGTGTTTGTAATGGTTAGATGTGTGCGTGATGTTCGTGCAATAATCGAAGCATGTTTGTAAATTATGTGTAGCTTCGTGAGTACTATTACTGTTATCATCATTATGTGTGTTTGTAGCTTTGGAATAATCCAAGTACGCTTGTAAATTATGTTTGTAAGCCCTATTATCATATCCTTTTTGAGttcaatactccctccgttccaaaattcttgtcttagcatTGTCTAcacatggatgtatctaaatactaaaccatgactagatacattcatatatagacaaatttaagacaagaattttgggacggaaggAGTACTACTTTAAGCACATTCCACCAATAGAAAATACGAAAACAAAAACAATTAAGCTGAGTTCAACTGAAAAAAAAGTTAAAAATTTGATGTCAAACCTTTTTGAAGGATACCAAGGTATAACACCCTCATGCACGTTAGAACCCGTACACAAATCCTAAAGTGTTCCCTTCAAACGATCCTCTGAGCGAACTATGAGATGATTACATTAACTGGTTTGCTCAGGGTGGTAATCTGAGCGAACATATTCGGATGTAAATTTATTTTTCTAGAGCATGACAATTTTTACCCTTTTCTATTGTTGTATGAGGACAATTTTCACCATTTTCCCCTTTTAGGCTGGCATTTCTCCATGCAGCAATCATGAATAATCCCTGAAAATGCATGGCAAATACTCTGTTGCAACATTATAATTTTTGACTTTTTAATACAACATGATTATTCTTACTTGAGAATATGGTAAACCCTTATGTAATAGCAAAACTGATTTATCTGTTTTCGCTTGGCAATTCTTGAGTGTTGGCTAAGAGTGTTTTTAAGCGAAAGAAAATGCTCATTCcttcctactccctccgttcctaaatataagtcttttaagagatttcactaagggtttacatacgaagtaaaatgagtgaatcaacactttaaagtatgtctatatacatctgtatgtagttctctagtgaaacctctaaaaagacttatatttacgaacggagggagtacttggttGGGGAACAATATTTTGCTCAGGTGACCTCCTTGAGGGAACGTTAGCCTGTTATTGCGGGTAAAATTATACTTTTAGCCCAATCGATCAAATTTAGTGGCTATTGGACCTAATATATTTTGGGCCCCAATTTATTTATATTCCTAAGAAAGTACGGATGGCTAAATTAAAGTTTTTCCCTTccttaatatatttttattaataGGTACAATAAGTAATGTGCTTTTCTTGCCTCGGTTGCCTCTTATCAGAAAAGGGAAAATGTTCCAAGAAATCCCTTTGTTTAATAAGGGGTCTAGAATATACTCCCCCGATCCAAAATAAGCATGGCAGTTTTGAAGTAACCCTAGTTTAAAATCATGACacttattgtggatcagaagtagtaATATTGAATGATATACCTGTAACCATTATTGTATAATAACGTGTACATGTTTTGCATGTTCAAGACTAAATATGGTTATGGCACTTATAAAGTAAGAACATCGCCAACAATTTCACATTTTCCGTAAAGAaatctagtttagtgggagttgggcaAATAACTTTGCCCCAAACAGTTTCAAAAAATAATTTAAGGGCCCTCGTAGCCCAAACCCCTCATTTTGGGGGAGATGACTCTTTCCCTAAAAAAATCACAAAACTATCATGTTAGTACGTTACCGCCGACCATCCCCAACATTCGTCGTCGTGTCGACCTGTCGCCATCGACCACCGCGATCTGTTGTTCATCTTGGATCGGGGGAGTATATTTTAGGGGAAGAATTTTATGAGAACTGCAAAAGCAGCTCAACTGTCGGCCTTCCCCTAGATTATATGGACACCCCGTAAAACCATATTTATGGGGTGGGGGTTTGGGGGTTATCTGCTGGTGATGCTCTAAGTTATAAAATGTACCGACATACCTTTGATAAGAAAACCATCAATAGTACATAGAACTTCTCTACTTTCGTAATCTCCAATCGTTCTCTTCTCTCCTCAGACTTGCCGCAAAGCAACTCCCATGGCGGCGACGTCTAGGGTTTACCTTCCCTGACGGCGACGTCTAGGGTTTGAATTTGTTCCGGgtacgagaggagtccggcttctacTCCAATTTGGGCGACGTGGATACGGATACATATACGCCTGGTCGGGGAGGTTTCTCTCATCTCGCATCGAGGTTGTCACTGATAGCTTATGGAGCCCTCAGGATCCAAGTCCTCGGCGAATAGTACGACAAGAGCCGGCAGCTCGGAAGGGATGGATGACCTGATCGGGAAGCTGAATCTCAACGAGCGGGAGGAGGATGATCTCAACTTTGATGAAGAATTCCCGGATGAGGGGGATGCGGCGGAGTTCATGGCCATTGCTAGGGTTCATACCAATAAACCCTTCTCCCGGGGAGCCTTCTACGAGAACATGCGGATGGCGTGGAGTTTAGCGCAGGGGGTTACTTTTAGTGCGTTAGGGGAGAATCTCTTCTCCATAACGGTGGACTGTATGGGGGACTGGAAGAGGATCACAGAAGAAGGACCATGGTTGTTCCGCGACCATGCTGTCCTAATTGAAAGCTATGACGGGTTCACTAAGTTTGATGAGATAATCCTGGATCAACTGGAGGTCTGGATCGAGGTGCTGGATCTCCCTCCTATGTACAGGAAAGAGCCGGTCATCAGATCGTTGACGAAGAAAGTTGGCACGATGGTGAAGggcatgctaaaccctagatggggTAGTGGAAGAATCGTGAGGGTCCGGGTTAAACTTAATGTGAATGAACCCTTGATGAGGTTTGTTTCTATTACCAAGAACCAGAAGAAAGTATATTACCCGATCCTGTATGAGAAGATGCCAGTTTTCTGTTATGTGTGTGGCCATATGGGACATACTTACTTGGAGCATGGCAATAGGAAGCATGACAAGACCTCTATGGCTTGGGGGGACTGGATTCTTGCGCTTAGACCAGGATCACAGGCCCAACTCCCACGCCAAGGTACTAAGGGGATGCACCAACCTAATCCCCAGGGCAGAAGCGATGGGGACTCGGCATCGCATGCTGATTTAAAAGATGATGCTAGTAGCCCTCTAAAGGCTAGTGGTGGAACTATGGTGGAAGGGGACAGATCGCGGAAGAGACTCACTTATGATGATCTGATGGCCTCTAGCAGGGAGAGACTGGCGTTGGGCGGACCATCGATTGCTGGGAAAGATCAACTGGAGCTTCTTGACCATGATAGTAATGGGGAGGAGAGGGACGAAGAGGATGCCTCATCTCAAGATTCGAAAAGGTCCAGAACTGGTAGTAAAGCTACTATGGATGCTAGTCATCAGATATCGGCGAGCTCTGAGAAGGAGCTCGACCGGACGCAATGAAAATCTTGTGCTGGAACTGCCGTGGGTTGCGCAAACCAGCGGCAGTTCGTGCGCTCTTGGGGATCCAAGGGCGGACTAAATCGGATGTGGTTTTTCTGTCCGAAGCACATCTGAACAAAGCTAAGGCAGAAAAGTTGATGAGACGACTAAGCTTTGACTCCATGGCTGTGTTTGAAAGTGACGGACGTAGTGGTGGATTGGTGATGCTGTGGCATAGGAGTTTGGGTGTCACCTCGATGGTTGTGCAGCCCAACTTCATTGATATAAGGATAAAAGAACATGAGGCAGAGGGTTGGCGAATTACTGGGTTTTACGGTGAACCTAGTGGAGAGAGGAAGCACCTGTCATGGGATTATATGAGACAACTACATGCGATGATTGATTTACCATGGTTGTTGGCGGGAGACTTCAACGAAATCCTCCACGGCTATGAAAAGGAGGGGGGAGCGATCAGACCGATCCGTTGCCTACGGGGTTTTAGCGATGCGCTGACTGATTGCGGGCTCGATGACCTGGGATTCTCTGGCGACAAATTCACCTAGCGAAGGGGGAACATCCGTGAGCGACTTGATCGGGCTGTAGGGAATGCCTCTTGGGCTGATTTGTTCCCGGACTTTGGAGTGTCCAATGAGGAGTTTGATAAGTCTGATCACCGCCCTATCCTTATAGATACTGAACACTCTTTGGGCCTGCTCCAGCAAAGATCGACAGGTCCTCGGAAATTCGAAGCCCGCTGGCTAGCTGAGGAGAGCGTCGAAACCATTGTTCAGGAAGCGTGGGAAAGAAGGAGGGGGGAAGGAATTGCACCCCTAGCCACGACTTTTGCTGAGGTCCACGCCGACCTACATCGGTGGGATAAGGAGGTTCTCAAGGGTCCGAGAAGGAGGCTCCGGGGATTACAGAAGGAGCTAAATGACGTCCTCTCAGGGCCATTATCTGATGAGGCTGCGGTAAAGCAACAGGAATTACATATTCAAATCGAGAAACTCCTCGAGCAGGAGGAATTGTACTGGCTTCAGCGCGACAGAGCGGATTGGCTGTCGAAAGGGGACCAAAATACACAGTTCTTTCACCGTGCTGCGAATGGCAGGAAGCGGCGCAACCTAATCAAGAAGTTGAGGGGAAATAATGGTGTTTGGATAGAGAATCCACAGGACTTGCAAACCCATGTTACGGACTACTTCTCATCCTTGTTTACATCGGGGGTGCAGGATATTGACGAAGCCCTATTCCAAAAAGTTGCACCTCGTGTAACCATGGAGATGAACGCTGAGTTGACTAAACCCTATACGAGAGAGGAGGTGAAGAAAGCTCTCTATAATATTGGAGATCTAAAACCACTTGGGCCGGACGGTCTTCATGCGGTCTTCTACAAACGCTTTTGGCACATCATTGGAGAGGACCTGGTGGATGAAGTACTACAAGCTATTCAGAACAAGAAGATTCCAGCTGGGTGGAATAACACAACTATTGTGCTGATCCCAAAGGTAGAGAACCCTGAGAGTATAACCCAATTTAGACCGATCAGCCTCTGCAACGTTCTATATAAAATCATCTCGAAGGTTCTTGCTGGGAGGCTAAAGTTTCTGCTGACTGACATAATATCCCCTAACCAGAGCGCCTTTGTCCCGGGAAGGTTGATCACCGACAACTTTCTGGTGGCCTTTGAATCATACCACACTATCAAGAAGAAGATGTCTGGATATGGCACCTGTGCGGTCAAGCTAGATATGCACAAGGCTTATGACCGCGTAGAATGGCAGTTCCTCGAACGCATGATGATCAGATTGGGCTTCTCACAGGATTGGGTGGATCTTGTTATGGAATGCGTATCTTCGGTGCACTACCAGGTGCGCATCAACAATGAACTATCGGAATACTTTATCCCATCTCGGGGACTACGGCAAGGGGATCCTCTGTCCCCCTATTTGTTCTTGTTATGCACAGAAGGACTCTCAGCTATATTATCGCATGAGGAGCTGGCAGGCAATATATCCGGGGTGAGGGTGTGTCGGTCGGCTCCACCGGTATCACACCTCCTCTTCGCGGACGATTCCCTCATCTTGATGAAAGCAGATCAGGCGAATGCTACGAGTCTCCATCAAGCTCTCCACGACTACTGTGCAGCGTCGGGACAAATGGTAAGTGAGGCCAAGTCGGCGATCTTCTTTAGTCCATGCACTCCTGTTCAGGTCCGAGATGATGTGTGCGTTACACTAAACATCATGGCCGAGGCGGTCTCAGAAAAGTATCTCGGACTCCCACCCATTGTGGGGGTGGATCGTTCCGATTGCTTCCAACACCTGGTGGAGAGGGTTTTAAGCAGAATTAGAGGCTGGAAAGAGAAGCTTCTATCGGTAGGAGGAAGGGAGATCCTACTCAAAGCTGTGATCCAAGCTATCCCTTCTTATGCCATGTCTGTCTTCAAACTACCGAAGGAAATATGCAACGACATTACCTCTACGATGTCCAAATACTGGTGGGGTGATGATGATCATAAGAAACACATGCACTGGTTCGCGTGGTGGAAGATGTGTGTGCCCAAGGAGCAAGGAGGGATGGGGTTTCGCGATATACACTGCTTCAACCTTGCCCTCCTGGCAAAACAGTCGTGGAGACTACTGAGTGAACCGGATTCTCTATGTGCCCAAGTACTTAGAGCCAAATACTTCCCCGATGGTGACCTATTGAACTGCTCGCTTAAGAAGGGGAGCTCGTATACCTGGCAGAGTATATGGAGTGGTCTCCAAACTTTTAAAAAGGGCATCATTTGGAGAGTAGGTGATTGAACATCAATAaacctttagaatgatccttagaTCCCTAGTAGCCCGAACAAGCGGCTCCACACGCCCAGGAATAATATTGTGCTTACTAGAGTATCCGAACTTATTGATGAGGAGAATAGAGTTTGGGATGAGGATCTTATAAGACAGCTTTTTTGGCCAATTGATGCCGAACGCATACTAAACATACCACTGGCACTTGGGATGATGACAGATTTTGTTTCTTGGAACCCGGACAGACGCGGTATATTCTCTATTAAATCGTCTTATCATGAAGAATGGGAATTCCAACATGGGCGAAAGTTGAGGAGGACAAGCAACCATCAAACCTCAGGTATTAACCCTATCTGAAAAACCCTTTGGAAGTTAAGGATCCCGGCGAAGGTCAAAATCCATGCTTGGAGAACCTTGTTGGGCGCAATACCTTGCTATGGTGTCCTGGCGAATTGTCATATCAGAACCAGCTCGCAATGTCCCTTATGCACATCAGATTGTGAAAGTATCAAACATGTGATGTTCTAGTGCCCGCGTGTGTTGGAAATCTGGCGAGTCCTGGGGCTGTCTAGTCTTATCCAGGAAGTATGCACGATGGAAAGGGATGGGGTGCGATACTACAAGACTTGTTGCTGTCCAAGAGTAATATCCACTCGCACATAGCTGATGTTGGTAGGGGGGAACTCATCGCTACTGCCGTTTGGTACCTGTGGTGGGAGAGAAGGCAATTTACTAATGGTGAGAAAGTATATGAACCACCCAGATCAGCACATGCGATATCAGCCCTAGCTAAAAACTTCTCCCGGGCCGGGGGAAAAACGCTGAGTTTCCTCCGTCACGGTTGGAATCCACCTGGTGCTGGCCTCTACAAACTCAATGTTGATGCCTGCTTCAATACCGACGCCGGGACAGGAAGTTCAGGGGCAGTTGTACGCGACGATAAAGGCACCTTCATGGCGGCTCTGTGCAACGACATCCCCTTTGCTGAGGATGCAGGATCGGCGGAAGCTAGAGGTCTGAGAGATGGGCTTCTATTGGCGAATGAATTGGGGCTGGAACAGCTTGTGGTTGAGTGTGATTGCATGGAGGTGGTGGACACTATGTGCGACGGAGGAAACTCACTTGGACCGGCTGCTGCAatatatgaagaatgtgctttcCTGGCTAAGAATTTTAGTTTCATCCAATTTCAGTTCTGTCCTAGGAAGACCAATATGGTAGATGATACTCTTGCTAGAAATGTTGTAACCACTCGAACTATTAAGTGGTTTGAGGAACCCTCGGGTTTCCTTGTCGATGTATTAGCAAACGATGTAACACTCCTTTCTTATGAAATATAAAGGCCATCCTGGCCTTCCCCGTTAAAAAAAAACCCATCAATATACCAAGTTTCTTTTATTATGTTTATTCTGCATATAGTGAAAGTTTGGTCAGCTCTGATGTAACACCCTCAAGCTCCATACACATGAGCCGCAACATAAAAGCTTCACACTACGAGAGCCAAAACAAAAGCAACCTACTATCCCAGTGCCAGATATATTTGCACCATGACAAATATACTTTTACATACCATGGCAAAATTACTTTACggatgatggcaaagatactttaTGACCCATGTCAAATTTACTGTCCATGACAAATATATTGAA
This window encodes:
- the LOC123427564 gene encoding aquaporin TIP2-3; this encodes MVKLAFGSFGDSFSATSIRSYVAEFIATLLFVFAGVGSAISYGQLTQGGALDPAGLVAIAIAHAFALFVGVAMAANISGGHLNPAVTFGLAVGGHVTILTGLFYWVAQLLGASVACLLLQFVTHAQAMPTHAVSGISEVEGVVMEIVITFALVYTVYATAADPKKGSLGTIAPMAIGFIVGANILAAGPFSGGSMNPARSFGPAVAAGNFSGHWVYWVGPLIGGGLAGLVYGDVFIASYQPVGHQQEYP
- the LOC123427566 gene encoding probable aquaporin TIP5-1, which encodes MASNLRVHLKHCFSPPSLRSYFAEFISTFLFVFTAVGSAISARMLTPDVTSNASSLVATAVAQSFGLFAAVFIAADVSGGHVNPAVTFAFAIGGHIGVPTAIFYWTCQLLGSTLACLVLHFLSAGQAVPTTRIAVEMTGFGASIVEGVMTFMVVYTVHVAGDPRGQGRKGLATSALGALVVGLVTGACVLAAGSLTGASMNPARSFGPAVVSGDFKNQAVYWAGPMIGAAVAALVHQNLVFPSAPEPLPHESRHGSVETVVV